GGCAGCGGGAGCATTCCGGCCTTCCCTGCGCAATGGCTTTACGACTTACTTCGTGCTCTTCCCGGAGAACGGCTCTTTTGCCTCCGTCGCCAGCGAGACAGATCCCGCCAACTTAACGCCAGCACCGCGGCGCCCGAACCATACGACTTCGCCGTACGCTTGAGCCACACACGTCAGTCTTGGCTCTCGCGTCCATCGCATCTCACTGCGCGTTCGTGACGATGGCCAACGCCCCTCATCCGCCGTGAGACGGGCGGAGTTATGCGGCTGATTTGGGTGAGAACGAAAGCAGAATATTTTTGCGCGAAGGGCTGGACAGGTTTTCGGTGATTTGCCCGTCGTGCCATTGTGTCGCATGCCGCCGCATGAAGTTGCCCTTGTGCGCGAAGCAAATCAGTCCGTAGCGCGGATGAGCGCAGGCGTCATTCGCCGCCTTGGCGCAACGAACGGTGGGTTACGCTTCCGCCGACGCGCTTCGAGCTGCGGCGGACGCTCGCTCATCCGGGCTGCGCTTGCCGTTTCCCGGTGTAGCCGCCGCGTTGACGTTTTCTTGAACTCGTTTCCGGAGCCTTGATGACGGGGCGGGAGCATTGGTAAATAAGGCCGAAATGTAACCAAGCGGAACCAACACCAACCCCGAATTTCCTGGCCGCGGATCAAATCCGCGCATCACGGGTACAGGAACCGGAAAATGCTACAGCAGCTTTTCGCGCCACAACTCGTCGTTCTCTACATTCTCGTCGCATCGACGCTCTACGTTCACTTCCGCGGCCGCGAGCGGCTTCGGATCGCGCGCCAACTCGGCGATCACTCGACCTATCTCGCGCCTTACAACGTGCTGATGTATGCGGGCTCGGCGGTTCCGAACCAGCCGGTGATCCCGGTCGCGCGCTTTCCGGAACTGACAAAGCTCAGCGAGAACTGGGAGACGATTCGCGAGGAGGCGGTGCGGCTGTTCGACGAGGGCTTTATCCGCGCCGCCGCCAAGAACAACGACTGGGGTTTTTATTCGTTCTTCAAGAGCGGCTGGAAGCGGTTTTACCTGAAATGGTATGACGACTTTCTTCCGTCCGCGCGCACGCTGTGCCCGAAGACGGTCGAGCTCCTGAATTCGATCCCGACGGTGCACGGCGCGATGTTCGCCATGCTGCCGCCTGGCGGCAAGCTCGGCGCGCATCGCGATCCCTTTGCCGGCTCGCTGCGCTATCACCTCGGGCTCGTCACGCCCAATTCGGACAAATGCCGCATCCTGGTCGACGGCGTCGAATGCGTCTGGCGCGACGGCGAGGCCTTCATGTTCGACGAGACTTTTATTCACAGCGCGGAGAATGCCACCGACGTCAACCGCATCATCCTGTTCTGCGACGTTGAGCGCCCCATGAAGTTCGGCTTCATGACCGCGATCAACCGCTGGGTCAGCCATCACATCGTCAAGGCGTCCGCGACCCAGAACATGGAAGGCGAGCATGTCGGCGCGCTCAACAAGGTGTTCGGCAGGCTTTATGAGGTTCACCTCGCCAGCCGCAAGGTCAAGGAGTGGAACCGCAAGGTTTACTACGCGCTGAAGTACAGCCTGATGATCGGGATTGTTGGGTTGATTGTCTTATCTGCGTTGCGGTAATCGCGCAGCAAGTAACCCGCATCAGCCATCGGGGCGCACGATTGCGCGTCCGATGGCTCATCCGGGCTGCGGCTGCCGGGTTGTCAGCCTACGACGACTTCACTGATCTGGATGACTGGAGACTGGTCGGTATAGTTCGCGATGTCGGCCATGATCTCCTTGGCATGAGGCCCGAAGCCGGACTGGAAGGCCTCGACCGAGTCGCAGAAGATGTGACACATCCCGACATAGGTCGCTGGAGCGCCGGGGACGCCGCCGGCCATACCCTTGTCGACCGTGTAGGACTTGCAGGCATCGCCCATGCGTGCCTTCACGAGCGGCATATGCTTGTCGCGGTAGTAATCGTGATCGAAGCGCCCGCCGGGCGTATTGGGATACATTACGCTTACCTTGATCATGGACGTGTCCTCCACTCTGACGTTCGCCGTTGTTGTCCGGCAATAGTTGAAATCTGTGTCAGTTTTGCGGATCTTGCAACCGGCAGGCGGTGTTCGGGGTATCACTGTGACGGGACGCACGCAGCGGCCCAGGATGGATGGAGCGAAGCGATACCCATCGATTCCGGAGCGGGCGGTGAGATGATGGGTTTCGCTTCGCTCTACCCATCCTGCTGCCCATGAAAAAGCCCCGGATCATCTCCGGGGCCTTCTGTCTGATACAGGTGTTGCCGGTCGTTATTCCGGCTTGCCGATGTTCACCTTCAGCGTGCCGACGCCGTCGACACCACACTCGATCTTGTCGCCCGGCTGCAGCTGGGAGACGCCGGCGGGTGTGCCCGTCATGATGATGTCGCCGGCGGCGAGTTTTACCTGCTGCGAGAGCTGCCAGATGATTTCGGGCACGCTCCAGATCAGTTCGGTGAGGTCGCCCTTCTGGGTTTCCTTGCCGTTGACCGTCAGCCAGATCTTGCCTTTGGCGGGATGGCCGATCTTGGAAGCGGGCTGGATCGCGGAGCAGGGCGCGGAATAGTCGAAGGACTTTCCGACTTCCCACGGCCGCTCCTTCTTTCGCGAGGCGATCTGCAGGTCGCGGCGGGTGAGGTCGATGCCGACCGCATAGCCGTAGACATGGTCGAGCGCCTTGTCGGCTGGAATGTTGAGGCCGCCGCTCTTCATCGCGACGATCAGCTCGACCTCGTGATGCAGATCCTTGGTCAGCGGCGGGTAGGGGACCGTGGCCCCATCGGGCACCAGCATGTCGGCATGCTTGGCAAAGAAGAACGGCGGCGCGCGCTCGTCATTGCCCATCTCGCGGATGTGCTCGAGATAGTTGCGCCCGACGCACCAGATGCGGCGGACCGGATAGGTGCCTGCCTCGCCGACGACGGGAAGCGTGGGCTGCGGGGCTGCTGATATGACGTAGGAGGCTGCGCTCATGAAAAGGATCTCAACGGGTTACGGTTGGAAATTCGGGAATAGCCTTTACGCGGTTGCGCTGACCGGCGCCAGACTGGGGTGGCCGGCATCGCGCTGCTGCAGGCGGAAGAACGAAGCATAGCGGCCGCCGCGCCGCAGCAAATCGTCATGCAGGCCACGCTCGACGATCTCGCCGCCTTCGACCACCAGAATGGCGTCGGCGTGCATGATGGTGTGCAGGCGGTGGGCGATCACGATGGTGGTGCGGTTCTGGCAGAGATGGTCGATCGCTTCCTGCACGGCTTTTTCGGATTCCGAATCCAGCGCCGCGGTCGCTTCATCGAGCAGGATGACCGGCGCGTTCTTGATCAGCGCCCGCGCCACCGCGATGCGCTGGCGCTGGCCGCCGGATAGCTGCGTGCCGTGCTCGCCGACGGGCGTGGCGTAGCCGAGCGGAAAGCCCATGATGAAATCGTGCGCGCAAGCCGCTTTCGCCGCCGCCACGATCTCGTCCCTGGTGGCATCTGCCTTGCCGAAGGCGATGTTGGCGCCGATCGTGTCGCGGAACAGATAGACGTCCTGTCCGACATAGCCGGTCTGGGCGCGCAGCGAATGCCGCGATACGCCCGAGATGTCCTGGCCGTCGATCAGGATTTCGCCCTGCTTCACCTCATAGAGCCGCAGCAACAGCGCCAGCACGGTGGATTTGCCGCCGCCGGAGGGGCCGACCAAAGCGGTGGTCTTGCCGGGTTCAGCGATGAAGCTCATGTTCTTCAGCACCGGTTCGTCCGGCCGGTAGGCGAAATTGACGTCGCGGAACTCGACCCGCGCGTTCGAGAGCTTTAGCGCCGGCTTGTCGTTGTCGGCGGGCTCGCTCGCCGGGCTGTCGACGATTTCGAGCAGCATGCGCGCACCGACCAACTGGCTGTTGAGGTCGATGTTGAGCCGTGCCAGCCGCTTGGCAGGCTCGGTCGCCAGCAGGAACGCAGTCATGAAGGAAAAAAACTGTCCGGGGGTAGCGCCGAGCGCGACCACGCTGTAACCGCCATAAAGCAGGCAGCCGGCGACCGCAAAGCCGCCGAGCATTTCCATCAGCGGGTTGGAACGATTTGAGACCCGCGCCATCTTGTTGGCGTTGCGCTCGACGACCGCGATGTTCTCGTCGATCCGCCGCTGCATGGTCGCTTCCAGCGTAAATGCCTTCACCGTGCGGATGCCCTGCAGCGATTCCTGCATGGTCTCCATGATGTCGGCGCTGCCGGTGAACTGGTTGTGAGCGAGGCCCTTGATGCGCTTTATCAACTTGCGCAGGATCAGCATCGCCGGCGGCACCACGACGAGGCCGATAAACGACAGCACCGGATCCTGCGTCACCATCACGAATATCAGGCTGACCAGCAGCAGCACGTCGCGTCCGACGGCGTTGATGAGCAGCGTCAGGACGTCGGTAATGGATTTTGCGCCCGATGTCAGCCGCGCCAAAAATTCGGAGGAATGCCGCTCGGAATAGAATCCGATGCTTTCGCTCATCAGCTTGGCAAACAGCCGCCGCTGGTTGTTGGCGAGAATGGCGTTGCTGATCTTGGACAGGATCACGGTGTGGCCGTAGGTCGCCAGACCCTTGATGAACAGCAGCACCACGGTGACGCCGGAGAGAATGGCGATGCCGGTGACGTTCTTGTCGATATAGGCCTGGTTGATCACCTGGCCCAGGATATAGGCGGAGCCGGCGGTGGCGCCGGCGGACACGCCCATCAGCGCGAATGCGGTCACATAGCGCCGCCAATAGACAAAACCCTGTTCCATGACGAGGCGGCGAATCAGGATCGCCGCGCCATAGGGATCGTCGGTAATTTTTCGGGTCGGCTTGCTTGGAAGTTCGGTCATCCGCGTTCCATTGACGGGGCCGGTAGACCGGCGCGTCAGGGCTTTTGCGGGTTAGTCCTTGCCTGCTTGGCGGGGCTTTTTCAAGCCAAATAAGCGATTGATTTCAGGCCGATTCCGCATGCCGCGGAAGGCCGCCGCGGTCGCGGAACAGCTTCTGTTCCCAGGCCAGCGCGTGGGCGGCGATGGTCTCCAGATTGTCGAATTGCGGCGTCCAGTCCAGCGTCGCATGGATCCGGCGCGTGTCGGCGACCATGGTCATGATGTCGCCGGGGCGGCGCGGCGCATAGGAAACCGCGAAATTGCGCATCGAGACGCGGCGGACGGCCTCGATGGTCTCGAGCACCGAATAGCCGCGGCCGTAGCCGCAGTTCAGCGTGATCGAGCCTCTCGCCCCGCGCAAATAGGCCAGCGCGGCGCGATGGGCCTGCGCGAGATCGCTGACATGGATGAAGTCGCGGATGCAGCTGCCGTCCGGCGTCGGGTAATCTGTTCCGTACACGTCGATCTTGGCGCGCTGGCCGGTCGCGGCTTCGACCGCGATCTTGAGCAGATGCGTGGCGCCGACGGTGGCGAGGCCGCAGCGGCCATGCGGATCGGCGCCGGCGACGTTGAAGTAGCGCAGCACGACATAGTTCATGCCATGCGCGGTGGCGACATCGTGCAGCATGATTTCCGTCATCAGCTTGGAAGAGCCGTATGGCGACGCCGGCCGTGTCGGCGCATGTTCGGGCACCGGCACCTGGTCCGGATCGCCGTAGACGGCAGCCGTCGACGAGAAGATGAAGCGGTTGACGCCGCCCTTCACCGCGGCATTCAAGAGGCTGCGCGTCGTCATGGTGTTGTTGCGATAATAGCCGAGCGGATCGCGCACGGAATCCGGCACCACGATGGAGCCGGCGAAATGGATGATGCTCTCGATGCCGTGCTGGGCGATCACGCCTGCGACGAGATTTTCATCGCCGGCATCGCCGATGAACAGCGGCACGCCTTCCGGCAGGAAGGTGGAGAATCCGGTGGACAGGTTGTCGATCACGACGACGCTTTCGCCGGCATCCGCCAGCGCATGCACCATATGACTTCCAATGTAGCCGGCGCCACCGGTGACGAGCACGGTCATGGGCCACCTCTCGCTCTTGAATTTGGGAAGCGCGCCCGGATGCAAAA
This portion of the Bradyrhizobium sp. AZCC 2262 genome encodes:
- a CDS encoding ABC transporter ATP-binding protein, giving the protein MTELPSKPTRKITDDPYGAAILIRRLVMEQGFVYWRRYVTAFALMGVSAGATAGSAYILGQVINQAYIDKNVTGIAILSGVTVVLLFIKGLATYGHTVILSKISNAILANNQRRLFAKLMSESIGFYSERHSSEFLARLTSGAKSITDVLTLLINAVGRDVLLLVSLIFVMVTQDPVLSFIGLVVVPPAMLILRKLIKRIKGLAHNQFTGSADIMETMQESLQGIRTVKAFTLEATMQRRIDENIAVVERNANKMARVSNRSNPLMEMLGGFAVAGCLLYGGYSVVALGATPGQFFSFMTAFLLATEPAKRLARLNIDLNSQLVGARMLLEIVDSPASEPADNDKPALKLSNARVEFRDVNFAYRPDEPVLKNMSFIAEPGKTTALVGPSGGGKSTVLALLLRLYEVKQGEILIDGQDISGVSRHSLRAQTGYVGQDVYLFRDTIGANIAFGKADATRDEIVAAAKAACAHDFIMGFPLGYATPVGEHGTQLSGGQRQRIAVARALIKNAPVILLDEATAALDSESEKAVQEAIDHLCQNRTTIVIAHRLHTIMHADAILVVEGGEIVERGLHDDLLRRGGRYASFFRLQQRDAGHPSLAPVSATA
- a CDS encoding aspartyl/asparaginyl beta-hydroxylase domain-containing protein; its protein translation is MLQQLFAPQLVVLYILVASTLYVHFRGRERLRIARQLGDHSTYLAPYNVLMYAGSAVPNQPVIPVARFPELTKLSENWETIREEAVRLFDEGFIRAAAKNNDWGFYSFFKSGWKRFYLKWYDDFLPSARTLCPKTVELLNSIPTVHGAMFAMLPPGGKLGAHRDPFAGSLRYHLGLVTPNSDKCRILVDGVECVWRDGEAFMFDETFIHSAENATDVNRIILFCDVERPMKFGFMTAINRWVSHHIVKASATQNMEGEHVGALNKVFGRLYEVHLASRKVKEWNRKVYYALKYSLMIGIVGLIVLSALR
- the galE gene encoding UDP-glucose 4-epimerase GalE, with the protein product MTVLVTGGAGYIGSHMVHALADAGESVVVIDNLSTGFSTFLPEGVPLFIGDAGDENLVAGVIAQHGIESIIHFAGSIVVPDSVRDPLGYYRNNTMTTRSLLNAAVKGGVNRFIFSSTAAVYGDPDQVPVPEHAPTRPASPYGSSKLMTEIMLHDVATAHGMNYVVLRYFNVAGADPHGRCGLATVGATHLLKIAVEAATGQRAKIDVYGTDYPTPDGSCIRDFIHVSDLAQAHRAALAYLRGARGSITLNCGYGRGYSVLETIEAVRRVSMRNFAVSYAPRRPGDIMTMVADTRRIHATLDWTPQFDNLETIAAHALAWEQKLFRDRGGLPRHAESA
- a CDS encoding EthD family reductase; its protein translation is MIKVSVMYPNTPGGRFDHDYYRDKHMPLVKARMGDACKSYTVDKGMAGGVPGAPATYVGMCHIFCDSVEAFQSGFGPHAKEIMADIANYTDQSPVIQISEVVVG
- a CDS encoding fumarylacetoacetate hydrolase family protein produces the protein MSAASYVISAAPQPTLPVVGEAGTYPVRRIWCVGRNYLEHIREMGNDERAPPFFFAKHADMLVPDGATVPYPPLTKDLHHEVELIVAMKSGGLNIPADKALDHVYGYAVGIDLTRRDLQIASRKKERPWEVGKSFDYSAPCSAIQPASKIGHPAKGKIWLTVNGKETQKGDLTELIWSVPEIIWQLSQQVKLAAGDIIMTGTPAGVSQLQPGDKIECGVDGVGTLKVNIGKPE